A single Anopheles maculipalpis chromosome 3RL, idAnoMacuDA_375_x, whole genome shotgun sequence DNA region contains:
- the LOC126565544 gene encoding uncharacterized protein LOC126565544, whose amino-acid sequence MLQSRIICLGACVLVVLLSFGVQMGSAIKCWECRSDSDPKCADPFDNSTLSITDCKQVEQKEHLPLAQATMCRKIRQKVHGEWRYFRSCAFMGEPGIEGDERFCLMRSGTYNIFMEYCTCNSKDGCNTASLRSPTVLLLLGAMVMLVLQTVHGFRRA is encoded by the exons ATGCTGCAGTCTCGTATCATTTGTTTGGGTGCTTGCGTGCTGGTAGTGTTGCTGAGCTTCGGCGTCCAAATGG GTTCGGCCATTAAATGCTGGGAGTGTCGCTCCGATTCCGATCCAAAATGTGCCGATCCGTTCGACAATAGCACACTTTCCATCACGGACTGCAAACAGGTAGAGCAGAAAGAGCATCTTCCCCTAGCACAGGCCACAATGTGTCGCAAGATTCGGCAGAAAGTGCACGGCGAGTGGCGCTACTTCCGCAGCTGTGCCTTTATGGGCGAACCCGGCATCGAGGGAGATGAGCGATTCTGTCTGATGCGCAGCGGTACCTATAATATCTTCATGGAGTACTGTACCTGTAACAGCAAGGATGGTTGCAATACAGCTTCGTTACGTAGCCCAACTGTACTGCTGTTGCTAGGTGCGATGGTAATGCTTGTCCTACAGACGGTGCACGGCTTCCGTCGTGCATAG
- the LOC126565565 gene encoding uncharacterized protein LOC126565565: protein MKTHMKILLFTLSIGSAIGIRCYQCSSQTDPKGIDNCGAYKAFNKTQNIAIECNSDESHMPGSFCMKVVHQSPRGFIWDGRWRQVIRQCASVSETGVTGVCNWGVYENGVYWEECYCVEDECNSAPKTRATSLALMGLAVLLFVAKMMS from the exons ATGAAAACTCACATgaaaattttacttttcacCTTAAGCATTGGTTCGG cCATTGGAATCCGCTGCTACCAGTGTTCCTCGCAAACGGATCCGAAAGGAATCGACAACTGTGGTGCATATAAAGCGTTCAACAAGACGCAAAACATCGCAATCGAGTGCAACAGCGATGAGTCGCACATGCCCGGATCTTTCTGCATGAAGGTGGTACACCAGAGTCCGAGAGGTTTCATCT GGGATGGCCGATGGCGACAGGTAATCAGGCAGTGCGCGTCCGTATCGGAGACAGGTGTTACCGGAGTGTGCAACTGGGGTGTGTACGAAAATGGAGTCTACTGGGAAGAATGCTACTGCGTCGAGGATGAATGCAACAGTGCACCGAAAACACGAGCAACATCACTAGCCTTAATGGGCCTTGCCGTATTACTGTTTGTTGCGAAAATGATGTCGTGA